A single Bufo bufo chromosome 6, aBufBuf1.1, whole genome shotgun sequence DNA region contains:
- the LOC121004232 gene encoding zinc finger protein OZF-like: MTSTIFVLQLVNPGEDLNIIYVTETYVRGDEQSTEDIPTDNCPDDCTRNLDKHLVSSDFEVDDCGITRYTFEDHANMQDIPSSNQSNNASFDSFKQVRSSDSSQTVTQNKSHRKRAKHQTAHVKEKPFSCLECGKCFRFKSGIVRHERIHTGEKPFSCSECGKCFHQQSHLVIHQRNHTGEKPFSCSECEKCFKQKSALVIHQRVHTGEKPFSCSECGKCFKTKSALVIHQRNHTGEKPFSCSECGKCFKQKWAFIVHQRSHTGVKTFSCSECGKFFKMKSELVIHQRNHTGEKPFSCSDCGKCFKQKSALVIHQRVHTGEKPFSCSECGKRFKQKWAFIVHQRVHTGEKPFSCSECGKCFKQKWAFIVHQRNHTGEKPFSCSECGKCFKQKSHLVEHQRNHTGEKPFSCSECGKCFKMKSELVIHQRNHTGEKPFSCSECEKCFTNTSSLFKHQRTHTGEKPFSCSECGKCFKMKSELVIDQRNHTGEKPFSCSECEKCFTNTSSLFKQQRTRIGEKPFSRSECGKFFNHKSSLVKHQKTHI, encoded by the coding sequence atgactgtaccaggaacttagacaaacatctggtatcttcagattttgaagTAGATGATTGTGGCATCACACGATATACATTTGAAGATCATGCCAATATGCAAGATATACCCTCATCCAATCAAAGCAACAATGcatcatttgattcttttaaacaggtccgatcttctgattcatcacagactgtaaCACAGAATAAAAGTCACAGAAAACGTGCTAAACATCAAACAGCTCACGTAaaagagaaaccattttcatgtttagaatgtggaaaatgttttagatttaAATCGGGTATTGTTAGACATGagcgaattcacacaggggagaagccattttcatgttcagaatgtgggaaatgttttcaccaacaatcacatcttgttatacatcaaagaaatcacacaggggagaagccattttcatgttcagaatgtgagaaatgttttaagcagaaatcagctcttgttatacatcagagagttcacacaggggagaagccattttcatgttcagaatgtgggaaatgttttaagacgaaatcagctcttgttatacatcagagaaatcacacaggggagaagccattttcatgttcagaatgtggaaaatgttttaagcagAAATGGGCTTTTAttgtacatcagagaagtcacacaggagtgaagacattttcatgttcagaatgtgggaaattttTTAAGATGAAATCAgaacttgttatacatcagagaaatcacacaggggagaagccattttcatgttcagactgtgggaaatgttttaagcagaaatcagctcttgttatacatcagagagttcacacaggggagaagccattttcatgttcagaatgtggaaaacgtTTTAAGCAGAAATGGGCTTTTATTGtacatcagagagttcacacaggggagaagccattttcatgttcagaatgtgggaaatgttttaagcagaaaTGGGCTTTTattgtacatcagagaaatcacacaggggagaagccattttcatgttcagaatgtgggaaatgttttaagcagaaatcacatcttgttgaacatcagagaaatcacacaggagagaagccattttcatgttcagaatgtgggaaatgttttaagatgAAATCAGAACTTGTTattcatcagagaaatcacacaggggagaagccattttcatgttcagaatgtgagaaatgttttaccaaTACATCATCTCTAtttaaacatcagagaactcacacaggggagaagccattttcatgttcagaatgtgggaaatgttttaaaatgAAATCAGAACTTGTTAtagatcagagaaatcacacaggggagaagccattttcctgttcagaatgtgagaaatgttttaccaaTACATCATCTCTATTTAAACAACAGAGAACTCGCAtaggggaaaagccattttcacgttcagaatgtgggaaattttTTAACCATAAATCATCTCTTGTTAAACATCAAAAAACCCACATATAA